The DNA region TGAAAGTTCGAAGGTGGAACTGTAGCCGACTTCATCGGCCCGTTCAACGGTGCTGAGAGGCCTCCACTGTGACTCGTGCTTGTAGGACTGGTAACTATCAAAAATGTTGCAGACGATGGTGTTCCCGCTTTCCTTGACGGCGCTCACCAGCATGGAGTCGTAATTGTAGAAGGTGCGGATGTCACCCCCCAGGGAATCCCAGGGCGTGTCTGGGCTCAGCTTGTTCAGCATGGTGGTGACCTGCTGGGTTTTCTGTTCGCCAAAATCGGCGTTCTTGAACAGAATATCGAAGCCGATGGCCGATGCCCCTCCGTTGCTCAGGTTCTTGACCACGTCAGCGTGGATGGAACGGTCCCAGGTGTTGTAGTTTCCCAGTTTTGCCAGGGAGGGTTCGTCAATATCCACGATAAAGATGTTTGGGTCGTAATGGCTGTTCAGGGCGTTCTTGTCGCCGGTTTCTTCGAGGTTGTGGGTCTTGCCCGTCTTGACCTTGAAGAACATGTCGTAAAACAGGTATTCCAGGGATTCAGCACCGTTGCGGACTCCATCTAGCTGTGGGTTCTGCACGTTGCCTAGGAACAAAATGAGAAAGACAAGGACAGAAGTGAGTCCAAAACCAATCAGGAGCTTCTTTAATTTTTTTGACAGTTTTATCTGCATATTGTCAATAATAATAAATGGGTTTTAGTTATATTTCCAATGCAATGGCGAAGGAGCTTTAATTTGGCAACTCAAAAAAAGAAAACCGGTCGTAAAACAACACCTGCAAAAACGGAACAGGTGGAAAATTCGGAGGAACGTTCCCTGGGGGCCATGGTGGTGGGCTACGGGCTCATCGCCCTGTCCGCTATAGCCCTGTTGTCTTGCATTAGCGTGGTCTATGTAGGTTCCGAAAAGGGAATCATGACTCGGTTCGGGGACTTCTTGAATTTTGCCTTCGGCAAGTTGCCCGTGATTTTCATTATTCTGTCCGTGATGCTGTGGGGCTTGTTCATCACTTTCCAGGGCCTGCGCAAGAAACTGTTCCGCGTGGCTCTCGGCCTTTCTATCGTGGGCCTGGACCTGTGCGTTCTGATGTCCATCCCCGTTCATGGCAAGGCGGGCGTTTCCGAAGATGTATTCATCATGCGTGGCGGAATCGTGGGGCGCTTTCTGGATTCCAACATCGTGGGCCCCCTCTGTGGTGACGTGCTGTTTATTCCCGTGATTGTTCTGTCCCTTGTTCTGGTGGCGGTGCTGTTCTTCTGCTTTGACCTTCGTTTCGGGCACTTTACCACCCTGTTCCGCAAGATTCGCGGCATAAAGGAAAAAGCCCCTGCTGGTGAAGTCGATGGCGAAAGCGACGGAAAAGACTCCGACGAGACGACCACGGTTCGCAAGGGTATCACCATGGATGGGGATACCACCATCTTCAATATTCCCGACGCCTACAGGACCAAGCACAAGGGCGTATTGAAGCCTTTCAGTGCCCGCAAGAACTGGATGGAGGCGGTGGACACTTCCGCTGCGGAAACGCCCATGGTGGACAGGGTCGTGGAAGGAACCCTTGTGGAGGGCTCCTTTGGAACGGTTGCTGAAAAGCCTGCTCCGAAACCCTTGGGCGAAGATCCTGAAATTTTGCGTTTGGAAAAGGAACTTCGCGAGAATGGAACTCACATGAGTGCCCTAGAAATTCGCGAAATCCGGAACAAGATTGCCGAAATACGCCGGGCCCGTGAAGAAATCAACTGGGAAAACGAACGCCAGGGGAACCTGGTGGTGAAGGGCGCCGTCCGCGGTGGCGAAAGCGAAACTACGGACGAGGCTACTGTCGTGGCAGGAGCGGCACCCGAAGAGGCTACCGTTGTGGCAGGTTCTGTCGAAGAAACCCAGGCGGCAACCGTCGCGAAAACGATGGCCGGCAATGAGGAGCCGACGCAAGTGGGCGACGCAGAACCGTCGGCAGAGTCCGATGAAGATGAAGAGGACTTTATTCCCCAGGTGGTCTCTTCGGACGAGGTGGATCAGGACCCGAGTTATGTGCCGCCTAGTAACATCGGCACCTCTTCTGGCGGCACGACCGTCACCGGCTTCGGCGTTACCGGTATTCCACAGCCCGACCCGACGGTCCATTACGACGAATACAAGGTGCCTTCCGTAGATGAAATCCTTGACACCCACGAGCCCCAGCCGGCGGACTATACGGTGGACGAGTTGAACGCCATCGGCAAGATGCTAGAAGAAAAGCTGGAAAACTTCAAGGTGAAAGGCAAGGTGGTGGGCTGCGAGACCGGGCCTGTCATTACCCGCTTCGAGGTGGAACCGGGTCCGGGCGTGAAGGTCTCCCAGTTCAGCGCCCTGCAAGACGATTTGGCCATGGCCCTGAAGGCGGTGTCTATACGAATCCTCGCCCCGATTCCCGGAAAGGGAGCGGTGGGTATCGAAATCCCGAACCGCAAGATGCAGACTATTTTCGGTCGCGACATTTTCGAGAGCGATGCCTTCAAGCCTTCTCCCGAAAAGATTGTCATGGCTCTTGGCAAGGACATTTCCGGCGAGCCTTTCGCCATGGACCTGGCAAAAGCACCCCACCTGATGATTGCGGGCCAGACGGGCTCCGGTAAGTCCGTGTGCATTAACGCCCTCATGGCCAGCATGCTCTTCAGCAAGACTCCCGACGAACTCCGCATGATCCTTGTGGACCCGAAGGCGGTGGAACTGAAGATGTACGAGAACATCCCGCACCTGCTGGCGCCTGTGATTACTAAGCCGGAGGTGGCCATACAGGCGCTCCAGTGGCTCTGCTACGAGATGGATAGGCGTACCGAGGTCCTTGCCTCGGCGAAGGTCCGAAACATTGGCGGTTTCAATGCCAAGTTCGAGGCGGGTGAACTCCCGGATGATGTTCCTGAA from Fibrobacter sp. includes:
- a CDS encoding DNA translocase FtsK, which encodes MVVGYGLIALSAIALLSCISVVYVGSEKGIMTRFGDFLNFAFGKLPVIFIILSVMLWGLFITFQGLRKKLFRVALGLSIVGLDLCVLMSIPVHGKAGVSEDVFIMRGGIVGRFLDSNIVGPLCGDVLFIPVIVLSLVLVAVLFFCFDLRFGHFTTLFRKIRGIKEKAPAGEVDGESDGKDSDETTTVRKGITMDGDTTIFNIPDAYRTKHKGVLKPFSARKNWMEAVDTSAAETPMVDRVVEGTLVEGSFGTVAEKPAPKPLGEDPEILRLEKELRENGTHMSALEIREIRNKIAEIRRAREEINWENERQGNLVVKGAVRGGESETTDEATVVAGAAPEEATVVAGSVEETQAATVAKTMAGNEEPTQVGDAEPSAESDEDEEDFIPQVVSSDEVDQDPSYVPPSNIGTSSGGTTVTGFGVTGIPQPDPTVHYDEYKVPSVDEILDTHEPQPADYTVDELNAIGKMLEEKLENFKVKGKVVGCETGPVITRFEVEPGPGVKVSQFSALQDDLAMALKAVSIRILAPIPGKGAVGIEIPNRKMQTIFGRDIFESDAFKPSPEKIVMALGKDISGEPFAMDLAKAPHLMIAGQTGSGKSVCINALMASMLFSKTPDELRMILVDPKAVELKMYENIPHLLAPVITKPEVAIQALQWLCYEMDRRTEVLASAKVRNIGGFNAKFEAGELPDDVPEEDRGHRMAFIVVIIDEMADLMMVAGKEIEKNVSRLAAKARAVGIHLVLATQRPSVKVITGNIKANLPTRISFKVASNVDARTVMDHAGAEKLLGRGDMLYKAVNAPDPVRLHGAFLSDEEAEKLADACSNQNVCYPQLETFEVAEEGGEGEDGEENAAMSEKKDKLLFEVAKWAIECGNGLSTSAVQRHFSVGYSRAGKIVDQLFGLGLCARSTGNSKPRAMLIDMDQLMQLERSGTFR